TCCATGGATTGGCTAAATTCTTTTCAGTCCATCCGTGATATATTTAACTTTGTGTCCAACGGAAACGATGATGCATTAAAATTTTATCTAAGTAAAGGTTTTAAAATAAGTCATTAAATACTAGATGGGTTTATTACGGTGTTAAGAAATACTTAACATTCGAATAAATAACAAGTCTTGGTTGGCGGGCCTTTCAAAAGGTCCTGATCTAAAATTTGCCTCATAAGCTGGGAAGAATATGGAGTCATCTTTAAAAACGTGCGGATTGAATCATCCTGCTTATGCAAAATCTGTCTCAAATGTATCCATCCGTTCCTCAGGCATGTTTGACAACATCTCTTCAAAGCTTAATGAGCTTATTTGTGCAGCAAATAAAATCATTTATTCCGTGCAAACCGCGCTTTTTCAACCAAGTGAAAAACTCGGTCCAACTCACTTTTGATTCGCTGTCCCCCAGCATGATGTCAATACGTTACGGACCCTTCTTCGTTAATGGCGACAGTCATCAGAGCACGTTTGGAGCGAACACGGGATTGTTCACACACTTTGTTCACCAAAGGACCGAGAACAGCCGGGGTAACTGTTCGTCGGCCGTATGTGACTGGCGAAATGATCATGGTGGAATCGTGATATTAATAAAGCAGGCTGGCCCGGCTATGGTCTAACGCATCGTAATAAATAGATGATAACTGCCGCTGTCATGAAGATAGCCACTGAAGCAGCAGTTATCCAAGCAGTGTTCGCATACTGTTCAGTTTGGGAATTCGGCTTCATTTGTGTTTGAGGTACGTCGGAAGAAGGAACGGGAGTATGTCCATTGCCTAAAACTTCTAAATCTTCCTGTGCCGAATTTAATGGTTTTGTTCGCTCACACAATCCCGTCTTCAGATCTCCCATTTCCCCGTAAGCATAAACAAGATAGTCTTTAATGAAACGTCACTTGGACCGGATCGGCAGAAGATCGCACTCTTTTGGACTCAGGTTGGCTAATGTTTAAGACGGTTCCAGAAAAAACGCTGTTCTGCTTTCCAGTGCTTCCTCTACCGGCGGAGGTTCTGCGCAGGTGCAAGCATATATTTTTGAAGGACTCCCGGTTAAGGAAAAGGAAACAAGGATGGCTATTATCACTGACAGGAAAATATATTTTCGTCTCATTCGGTTAACCTCAACGTTAATAATTATTTTGTTATCTTTTAGACGATAAACACACGGGTAATGTTGCGGGTACAGTGTAATAAAATATAGCACCAGGTATATTCCTTTTTCCTGCTTCGTCTTAAATGTTCTTGAAGATTGTCGCTTCCCTGGGTGTCAAAGGACTCGATTTGAGAGGATTTTGGCTTGAGTCAGCCTGTTTTTGATAAACACAAGTTAATATGACAACATATATTTGCTGACATGAATGTGTCGAAATTGTGTGGTAAACTAATGTTAAATCTTAAGCTGGGTTTGCAGTCGCAATTATCTGGCCTTAGAAGTGAACGTATGCTTGAAAAATCAATGGAGCCTGATAGAGCGGAAAATTTTTAGCGTAGTCCATGAGTTAGGTCATTTGATTTTCCACCGCAACCAATACTGTAAAGATACTGAAAACCTCGTCTATGCCAATTATCAAAAAGTATATCAGGCAACAACTGAAGCAAAGAGGTGATGATAGCCAAGAATTGAGTCCCCGTGAATACCTTGAGAAAAACCAAAATAGCGAAAGGTGTCAAAAGTGAAAGACATAGAGAAACAACTTTTAGCGTACATCAAAAGCTATAAAAAAGTTATGATTCCTTTGTCAGAATTGGAAGCACGGGTTCCGGGCGATGTTTCCTATCGCCAGTTTGCTGAGGCAGTCCATTCTCTTGAGAAAGGGGGTATCCTGGCCAGGGTCCAATCCCACGGAGAAAATGGCAAAACACCGTCACTGGCATATACCTACCGTATAAAGAAAAAGGCCCTTCGGCAGACCCTTCATGATGAGATCCAGCGTTTCCAACTGACAGTCCACCCGGTGCTTAAATTGGGCGCATATTTGTCCCTGCCTGAAGAAGTATGGCAACAGGACCGTCCATACATTGAAAAAATTGATGCTTATCTCAAGACATACGGGCTGCCGAGTGAAGATGTTCCTGCACCTGAACGGGCCTATGAACTCGTCGGTGATGAAAAATGGATCGTGGAAGGGAACGGCAAAGAAGTGCTGGAACGGATTCAACTGTGGGAGCGGTTGAAGATTATTCCTGTCGCCGATCCGCTGATGCTGGCCGTCAATCCCAACGCATTTCAACATGAACCGCATTTTCACCTCATTGTTGAAAACAAGACCACTTATCAGGCGCTGCAACCTGTATTGAGTGACACATCTTTTACTTCGCTCATATACGGTGCGGGCAACAAGATCATCTCCAGCATCATCCACCTTGAAGCACAGCTCCATTTGGAAGGACAAGCCCACCGGCTGTACTATTTCGGAGATGTGGACCTGGAAGGGATCAGCATCTGGTACCGTCTCCATCAGAAAACAAGGGCTGAGCCGGCCCTCCCGTTTTACCGTGCCTTGTTACAGAAACCCTTTTTCCCTGGCAAAGAGACCCAACGCCGACAGAACGAAGCTCTAACGGCTTTTATGGCTTATTTTTCCGAAGCCGAACAACACCATCTGCGGGAGATGTTAGCCCAGGGAGGTTACTATCCCCAAGAAGCATTAACAACGTTCCAAGTGCGTCACATCTGGAGGAATGCGTCATGGACGGCAGATTAGCCAGTATAACGGCAGGATACCGGGAACGCATCAGCCGCATCGCCCTGTTCGATCCGTTGTTCGAATTAACCCGCAAGACAGGAACAGATGCAAACGGTAAATCTATCGATTATTTTGGTCTGGGCTTGCTGACCCTGCTCTTTTTCTTTGAAAATATGCTGATGCGCAACCGCCGTGTGGGAGTGAAAGCTTTATCCGAATATTTGCATGCCACAACACACGACCAGTACGACCTCGACCTTCCTGCCTATGAAAAAATCGCCCGGGAGATTATCACCACTTTCAGGCCCCCTCACGGCAAAAAGCGGGCGCGTTCGTTTTTTAACTGGGGAACAAAGCAAGAGGAGCACATTCAGTATGCCATTTTAAAAGCGGACCAATTTGATCCTGCAACCAACAGTCAGTATTACACCCTGGATGAACAAGGGCTGGAACTCGTCTTCGCCACCAAAGAGTACTACAGTGAATTTCAGTTGTCGATTCACCAGCTTGTGCTGCGCAAACAGCTGGAAAAAGGAGAATTTGCCAACGCCTTGCGGCAAATCGACGAGATGCGCGTTGAAGTGCAGAACCTGCACCAGCGCATGGTCAAAATGAGGCATGAGATTCAGCGCAATATTGTTTCCGAAGAGACCTATGCCCGCTACAAAAAGATACTGGAGGATGTGTATCTTCGTCTGGAACGGGAACATGATGAATTTAATGAGTTGCGGTCATTTGTAGAAGCCACCCGCCAAAGGCTCCATTATGAGGCGGCAGCGGACAAAGAACAGCGTTCCTATCAATATATTGTTCAAATCGCGCGGGAGTTGGATGAAGTGCATCATGAGCACCGCCAATTGCTGCAAGAAAGTGTGGAACTGAAAACAACAGCCCTGCAGGCGGCCCAGGAGTCGCTCTATTATGTGGGCATTGATTCATTCAACTTCAGCCAGGAAATTGTCTCCAGAGCCGTTTCGTCTCCCTTGCCCGTGAAGGCTTTGAAGGGCCTGGCCGCCCCCTTCCTGTTTGTTCACCATGAAAGAACCTGGTCCCCTTGGACAGTGTTCGCTGAACAACGCCTTGATGATGAGCAGGACGAAGAGATGGAAACGGGGTTCATTGATGTGCAGGATGGTGAAGAAGAAGAGAAACACCACGTTTACCAGCGGGAGAACTTTTCCAAAGTGATGGGGATTGTCTTAACGGCCCTGGACGGGCAAGAAGAGATCACCTTAAAAGAGGTGGTGGACCACCTGCGTCAAACGGACCAGGAGGATGTACTTCAGCATCGTTCCTTCTATGATTTTTGGCTCTATCTGCACCAGTATTCACCGGTGTCTGCCAAACAAGAGGATGACACAGGGAGCGGTTTGATGGACAAAGCCTTATCATTGATACCTGGCAAAAAAATTATTGTGCGGGAAGCAGCGGAAGTGTTGCACGTTGTGTCCCGCTATACCATCCAAAATATGCACTTTAAGCTGGAGGATGTCTAAATGGTTGTCTATGAGCACGCCCAAGTGATGAAAGCATTTGAGATATATGCCTTGCTTGCCCAAAACGGGGTTGGCGGAGCTGAAGAAGTGCGGGAATATCTGGCCGATGATCACGTGCGCAGTCTTGTGGACCAATTTGCCAGAAAAGTGGATTGTGTCGTGATTACCGCAGGAGACAAGCTGTTTCTCATTCCGGAGACGAAACTGTCTCCGTTTCATGTCAAAAACGAAACCTTGAAGCGCACTTTTCTCGGTGCAAAAGCCACCAACACCGATCTGTACATGATGTATTTTGCCATTATTGTCTTTTTCGGCGAGTTTTACGACAGTTATACCACCATGGAAGCGACCAGAGATTTTTTGCATATGGCTGACTGGGTGAGCGCGATAGACAAACGTATCCAGGCCCTGAAAGAACATGACGGAGCCACACTGAGGGAAGCAGAGCAGGAATACGACACAAATTGGCAGGCTGTCATCGACAAGTGGGAAGCGATGGACGATATTAAGGAAACGTCCAAAAAACAATCCGGCAATACGATCAGCCGCTTCAGTTTTGTGGACAGTGTGCGCCGTTTTTTGGAAGCCCAGGAACTGGCCGTCAATATCGGGAACAACGAATTGCAACTGACAGAAAAAGCAAAAACAATTGTCCAGCGTTACTATATGGATCTGGAATATAACCGGGATATTTTAGCGTTTATGTATCAGTATGACCAGCCGAGTGAAGAAACAGCACACACGACGCCCAGCACACAGGGCAACGGGGGTGAAACAAATGCCGGCGATCTCTAAAATCCGCTTTACAAACGTTGTCTATGAAGACGGAAACAAAAGGTACAATGATGACTTGTTTCTCTTTGATGGCCATAACGGGGCGGTCCTGCTGGAAAACGGCGGCGGAAAGACGGTGTTTATTCAAACGGCGATCCAGGCCATTTTGCCGCACGCATCATTAGCTGAACGCAAAATTAAAGACACGTTAAGTCTGGAAAGTCACCATGCCCACATCGCCATCGAATGGATCCTCAATGACCGGCCCCGCCGTTATGCGTTAACCGCTGTCACTTTGTTTCTGACTCCGCACGGTGTGGATTCCTATCGCTATGCCTATGAATATGCGGAAGGAGATGCCCATGCCATAGAACACATCCCCTTTGTCAGAGAAGGGCTCGACGGCAAAAAACGTCCGGCCAGCCGCCAGGAAATGCAAG
This sequence is a window from Caldalkalibacillus uzonensis. Protein-coding genes within it:
- a CDS encoding ImmA/IrrE family metallo-endopeptidase, which produces MNVCLKNQWSLIERKIFSVVHELGHLIFHRNQYCKDTENLVYANYQKVYQATTEAKR
- a CDS encoding Wadjet anti-phage system protein JetD domain-containing protein, producing the protein MSKVKDIEKQLLAYIKSYKKVMIPLSELEARVPGDVSYRQFAEAVHSLEKGGILARVQSHGENGKTPSLAYTYRIKKKALRQTLHDEIQRFQLTVHPVLKLGAYLSLPEEVWQQDRPYIEKIDAYLKTYGLPSEDVPAPERAYELVGDEKWIVEGNGKEVLERIQLWERLKIIPVADPLMLAVNPNAFQHEPHFHLIVENKTTYQALQPVLSDTSFTSLIYGAGNKIISSIIHLEAQLHLEGQAHRLYYFGDVDLEGISIWYRLHQKTRAEPALPFYRALLQKPFFPGKETQRRQNEALTAFMAYFSEAEQHHLREMLAQGGYYPQEALTTFQVRHIWRNASWTAD
- a CDS encoding replicative DNA helicase, with protein sequence MDGRLASITAGYRERISRIALFDPLFELTRKTGTDANGKSIDYFGLGLLTLLFFFENMLMRNRRVGVKALSEYLHATTHDQYDLDLPAYEKIAREIITTFRPPHGKKRARSFFNWGTKQEEHIQYAILKADQFDPATNSQYYTLDEQGLELVFATKEYYSEFQLSIHQLVLRKQLEKGEFANALRQIDEMRVEVQNLHQRMVKMRHEIQRNIVSEETYARYKKILEDVYLRLEREHDEFNELRSFVEATRQRLHYEAAADKEQRSYQYIVQIARELDEVHHEHRQLLQESVELKTTALQAAQESLYYVGIDSFNFSQEIVSRAVSSPLPVKALKGLAAPFLFVHHERTWSPWTVFAEQRLDDEQDEEMETGFIDVQDGEEEEKHHVYQRENFSKVMGIVLTALDGQEEITLKEVVDHLRQTDQEDVLQHRSFYDFWLYLHQYSPVSAKQEDDTGSGLMDKALSLIPGKKIIVREAAEVLHVVSRYTIQNMHFKLEDV
- a CDS encoding DUF6063 family protein, with protein sequence MVVYEHAQVMKAFEIYALLAQNGVGGAEEVREYLADDHVRSLVDQFARKVDCVVITAGDKLFLIPETKLSPFHVKNETLKRTFLGAKATNTDLYMMYFAIIVFFGEFYDSYTTMEATRDFLHMADWVSAIDKRIQALKEHDGATLREAEQEYDTNWQAVIDKWEAMDDIKETSKKQSGNTISRFSFVDSVRRFLEAQELAVNIGNNELQLTEKAKTIVQRYYMDLEYNRDILAFMYQYDQPSEETAHTTPSTQGNGGETNAGDL